In Hevea brasiliensis isolate MT/VB/25A 57/8 chromosome 13, ASM3005281v1, whole genome shotgun sequence, a single genomic region encodes these proteins:
- the LOC110660679 gene encoding F-box/FBD/LRR-repeat protein At1g13570, with product MTTDESNSDMIIDLPDNVIDCILSKLPIRDAVRTSMLSKKWRYRWITLPYLVFAYKAFLGGKGEFEENKFVKFINNVLFLHDGPILKFALSISCMRSYPEMDQWIVFLSRKNVVNFTLENWNGERHKLHSRFFSLQKLTNLKLRRCIINPPADFSGFKCLRSLELYRITIADDALESLISSCPLLKKLKLYGFNYVDRLNIQAPQLKKLYFFGKCKSMCFGNTPRLAELEIRLKKLPEIAGLSLHEKSINLYENVGFLSSVKRLCVGYHFLKFLAAGSVPKKLPITLKNLSSIELFDLPFDDLDVVSCTLLLMQSSRKLHDLNIKADSNSSADMESVVRFLIEENCSFYLRKLLYVKLTYFSGVTPEMEFIKFILVKSPLLQMMIVEPNEDDPFYIESRVTKDLIRFPRASKTAEIIYNTAEITSRVG from the exons ATGACCACAGATGAATCAAATTCTGATATGATCATCGACTTGCCTGATAATGTTATAGATTGCATCCTCTCTAAACTGCCAATTAGAGATGCAGTAAGAACCAGTATGCTGTCCAAAAAGTGGAGGTATAGGTGGATTACACTTCCGTACCTTGTATTTGCTTATAAAGCTTTTTTGGGAGGTAAAGGTGAATTCGAGGAGAATAAATTCGTCAAATTCATCAATAATGTTCTCTTTCTTCATGATGGTCCTATACTTAAGTTTGCTCTTTCAATCAGTTGCATGAGGAGCTATCCGGAAATGGATCAATGGATAGTTTTCTTATCAAGGAAAAATGTTGTGAATTTCACACTCGAGAATTGGAATGGTGAACGGCATAAATTACATTCTCGATTCTTTTCTCTTCAGAAGCTCACCAACCTGAAACTGCGTAGGTGTATAATCAACCCTCCTGCGGATTTTAGTGGATTCAAATGCCTCAGAAGCCTAGAGTTATATCGGATCACTATTGCAGATGATGCACTTGAGAGTTTAATCTCCAGTTGCCCACTGCTCAAAAAGTTGAAATTGTATGGATTTAACTATGTTGATCGTCTCAACATTCAGGCTCCTCAGCTGAAAAAGTTATATTTCTTTGGTAAATGCAAATCCATGTGCTTTGGAAATACCCCACGTTTAGCTGAATTGGAGATTCGATTGAAAAAACTACCTGAAATTGCTGGACTTTCACTGCATgaaaaatcaatcaatttgtaTGAAAATGTTGGATTTTTATCAAGTGTTAAAAGGTTGTGTGTTGGATATCATTTTCTTAAG TTCCTGGCTGCAGGTAGTGTACCAAAGAAGCTTCCAATTACTTTGAAGAATCTAAGCTCcattgaattatttgatttgcctTTCGATGATTTGGATGTAGTTTCTTGTACTCTTTTGTTGATGCAAAGCTCCCGCAAACTACATGATCTAAATATTAAA GCTGACAGCAACTCTTCTGCTGACATGGAATCTGTAGTCAGGTTTTTGATAGAAGAAAACTGCTCATTTTATCTCCGGAAGCTCTTATATGTAAAGCTAACATATTTTTCTGGTGTGACGCCTGAAATGGAATTCATTAAGTTTATACTTGTCAAATCACCTTTGCTCCAGATGATGATTGTTGAACCGAATGAAGATGATCCTTTCTACATTGAATCAAGGGTGACGAAGGACTTGATTCGCTTTCCTCGTGCCTCAAAAACAGCAGAAATCATATACAACACAGCTGAAATTACGTCTAGAGTTGGTTGA